In Phaseolus vulgaris cultivar G19833 chromosome 10, P. vulgaris v2.0, whole genome shotgun sequence, a single genomic region encodes these proteins:
- the LOC137818085 gene encoding uncharacterized protein produces MNLENCHCLSTISHSSWQSYERIGYDPIVRVDQFVTRLKMGSWKALWRKIKRERRRFFRPSPVFHVQYDPTSYLHNFDDGYSTDPDNVSRSFSARFAAPSKILAKIQVMGGELEINHKSNMM; encoded by the coding sequence ATGAACCTTGAAAATTGTCACTGTCTAAGCACCATAAGCCACAGCAGTTGGCAAAGCTATGAGAGAATTGGCTATGATCCCATTGTGCGTGTCGACCAATTTGTAACCAgattgaagatgggaagctggAAAGCATTGTGGAGGAAGATAAAGAGAGAGAGGAGGAGATTCTTCAGACCTTCACCTGTGTTCCATGTTCAGTATGATCCTACCTCCTACTTACACAACTTCGATGATGGCTATTCCACAGACCCTGATAATGTTTCTCGCTCATTCTCAGCTAGATTTGCAGCACCCTCCAAGATCCTTGCCAAAATTCAAGTGATGGGTGGTGAATTGGAGATAAACCATAAGAGTAACATGATGTAG
- the LOC137819617 gene encoding uncharacterized protein isoform X1, whose amino-acid sequence MFRWLLKPRFDSKCLSYLKSLKIRLGRVQNRKKAEVKFLKSVIAELLTIGLEDDAYTRAKELLLEQKTLSSYELIEKFVGCISDHVEDFTKQKDCPEECKEAVSSLMDAAARTGDLPELRQLRTLFTDKYGNSLEPYANKELVESLRKDPPTREIKIGLLHDIAQDFSIEWNDKSLRERLYPQSSLREEKPIAGEDFNTPKGKERDTQHLGRKNLSGERWMHQNSSSDDETSMSSHDGRKGRSSSSFGSISEDEVETNMPISSYWGIPPPYLKQKTNKSDSKKPTHADTATAPDSGGVKSGKGKGYPSQQPEHGTGQIRRRRSSHVRGKSLPSEPNTAEETSKGHIRTVSLESGMRGGASHVHPKLPDYDDLRAHFLALRKR is encoded by the exons ATGTTTCGGTGGCTATTGAAGCCCAGGTTCGATTCAAAATG TTTGTCTTACCTGAAGTCTTTGAAGATTCGGTTGGGGAGAGTGCAGAATAGGAAGAAAGCAGAAGTGAAGTTTTTGAAGAGTGTCATTGCAGAGCTTCTCACCATTGGCCTTGAAGACGATGCATACACAAGG GCTAAGGAGCTTCTGTTAGAGCAGAAAACGTTATCCTCCTATGAACTCATTGAAAAATTTGTTGGGTGCATATCAGATCATGTTGAAGACTTTACAAAGCAGAA GGATTGCCCTGAAGAATGCAAGGAAGCTGTGTCATCATTGATGGATGCTGCTGCAAGAACTGGTGATCTGCCAGAATTGCGTCAGCTCAGAACATTATTTACTGACAAATATGGGAATTCTCTTGAACCTTATGCAAACAAAGAG CTTGTTGAGAGTCTGAGAAAAGATCCACCCACAAGAGAAATTAAGATTGGACTATTACATGATATAGCACAAGATTTTTCCATAGAATGGAATGACAAGTCTTTGAGAGAAAGACTTTATCCACAGTCGTCATTACGTGAA GAGAAGCCTATTGCTGGAGAAGACTTCAATACACCAAAAGGAAAGGAAAGAGACACCCAACATCTTGGAAGGAAGAATTTGAGTGGTGAGAGATGGATGCATCAAAACAGTAGCAGTGATGATGAAACAAGCATGTCATCACATGATGGCAGAAAGGGTAGAAGTTCAAGTTCATTTGGAAGCATATCTGAGGATGAAGTTGAAACCAACATGCCAATTTCTTCCTACTGGGGCATTCCACCTCCCTACCTCAAACAAAAGACCAACAAGAGTGATTCAAAGAAACCAACACATGCTGACACTGCAACAGCACCAGATTCAGGTGGAGTGAAATCAGGCAAAGGAAAAGGTTATCCTTCTCAACAACCAGAACATGGTACTGGGCAAATCAGAAGGCGTAGAAGCTCACATGTCAGAGGTAAATCTCTTCCCTCTGAACCCAACACTGCAGAGGAAACATCAAAAGGGCATATACGAACAGTTTCCTTAGAATCGGGAATGCGGGGTGGTGCATCGCATGTGCATCCGAAACTACCCGATTATGATGATTTGAGAGCTCATTTTTTAGCTCTCAGAAAGAGATGA
- the LOC137819470 gene encoding uncharacterized protein — MAKAFQSNTVVLRRFCCLKWMVVMVVCAAGSMVLWPWSPELKIQRMNVKRVRVHPLPPVGADVWITLSVAVKNRGMYWLDLAEVDVGVKYRGKKMGHVESEGWHVRSWASKDVDGDLQFSGLPSTEVAHLLEDMAKGEVYFHTVIEVAGQIGFLTINIPFTFKTILACEVLVNTKSHAIILQHCIYKD; from the exons ATGGCGAAGGCATTTCAGTCAAACACCGTCGTTTTAAGGCGTTTTTGCTGTTTGAAGTGGATGGTGGTGATGGTGGTGTGCGCGGCGGGGTCGATGGTGTTGTGGCCGTGGAGTCCGGAGCTGAAGATACAGCGGATGAACGTGAAGCGCGTGAGGGTGCACCCGCTGCCGCCGGTGGGGGCGGACGTGTGGATAACGCTGTCGGTGGCGGTGAAGAACCGCGGCATGTATTGGCTGGACCTGGCGGAGGTGGACGTTGGGGTGAAGTACCGGGGGAAGAAGATGGGTCACGTGGAATCGGAGGGGTGGCACGTGCGGAGTTGGGCCTCAAAGGACGTGGACGGTGATCTGCAGTTTAGTGGGCTTCCGTCTACCGAAGTGGCCCATTTGCTTGAGGACATGGCAAAGGGTGAAGTTTACTTTCACACCGTTATTGAGGTCGCTGGCCAAATCGGCTTTCTCACCATTAACATCCCTTTTACctttaag ACAATACTGGCATGTGAGGTTTTGGTGAATACAAAAAGTCATGCAATTATTCTTCAACATTGTATTTACAAG GACTGA
- the LOC137819617 gene encoding uncharacterized protein isoform X2 — protein sequence MFRWLLKPRFDSKCLSYLKSLKIRLGRVQNRKKAEVKFLKSVIAELLTIGLEDDAYTRAKELLLEQKTLSSYELIEKFVGCISDHVEDFTKQKDCPEECKEAVSSLMDAAARTGDLPELRQLRTLFTDKYGNSLEPYANKEEKPIAGEDFNTPKGKERDTQHLGRKNLSGERWMHQNSSSDDETSMSSHDGRKGRSSSSFGSISEDEVETNMPISSYWGIPPPYLKQKTNKSDSKKPTHADTATAPDSGGVKSGKGKGYPSQQPEHGTGQIRRRRSSHVRGKSLPSEPNTAEETSKGHIRTVSLESGMRGGASHVHPKLPDYDDLRAHFLALRKR from the exons ATGTTTCGGTGGCTATTGAAGCCCAGGTTCGATTCAAAATG TTTGTCTTACCTGAAGTCTTTGAAGATTCGGTTGGGGAGAGTGCAGAATAGGAAGAAAGCAGAAGTGAAGTTTTTGAAGAGTGTCATTGCAGAGCTTCTCACCATTGGCCTTGAAGACGATGCATACACAAGG GCTAAGGAGCTTCTGTTAGAGCAGAAAACGTTATCCTCCTATGAACTCATTGAAAAATTTGTTGGGTGCATATCAGATCATGTTGAAGACTTTACAAAGCAGAA GGATTGCCCTGAAGAATGCAAGGAAGCTGTGTCATCATTGATGGATGCTGCTGCAAGAACTGGTGATCTGCCAGAATTGCGTCAGCTCAGAACATTATTTACTGACAAATATGGGAATTCTCTTGAACCTTATGCAAACAAAGAG GAGAAGCCTATTGCTGGAGAAGACTTCAATACACCAAAAGGAAAGGAAAGAGACACCCAACATCTTGGAAGGAAGAATTTGAGTGGTGAGAGATGGATGCATCAAAACAGTAGCAGTGATGATGAAACAAGCATGTCATCACATGATGGCAGAAAGGGTAGAAGTTCAAGTTCATTTGGAAGCATATCTGAGGATGAAGTTGAAACCAACATGCCAATTTCTTCCTACTGGGGCATTCCACCTCCCTACCTCAAACAAAAGACCAACAAGAGTGATTCAAAGAAACCAACACATGCTGACACTGCAACAGCACCAGATTCAGGTGGAGTGAAATCAGGCAAAGGAAAAGGTTATCCTTCTCAACAACCAGAACATGGTACTGGGCAAATCAGAAGGCGTAGAAGCTCACATGTCAGAGGTAAATCTCTTCCCTCTGAACCCAACACTGCAGAGGAAACATCAAAAGGGCATATACGAACAGTTTCCTTAGAATCGGGAATGCGGGGTGGTGCATCGCATGTGCATCCGAAACTACCCGATTATGATGATTTGAGAGCTCATTTTTTAGCTCTCAGAAAGAGATGA